One genomic segment of Danio aesculapii chromosome 15, fDanAes4.1, whole genome shotgun sequence includes these proteins:
- the gpr171 gene encoding G-protein coupled receptor 171, whose protein sequence is MEGLNSSICVINDNMVPFATIYIIIFLIGMVTSLVALWAFITSRSAKKCINVYLINLLTSDFLLMLALPVKIANDLGNTSKSLTIFHCQVSGPLIYINLYASIIFLAFVSIQRYLQITRSSKLLRLQDVGFAVLMSSVVWFLVLFINVPNMAIPIKKDIEDKVGLTCADLKEDLGKHWHALSVFLGMAIFFNASVAVVLSNGLVLRKFWSQHESEPEEKAIARHAVVNIALVTLAYVVSFVPYHVVRMPYTFTQIEVITKCTLKKSLFLAKESTLLLAILHLCFDPVLYFVFCRAFRYQITKVFTKRDSVPTADPE, encoded by the coding sequence atgGAGGGTCTAAATAGCAGCATTTGTGTGATCAACGACAACATGGTGCCGTTCGCCACAATCTACATCATCATCTTCCTGATTGGGATGGTGACTAGCTTGGTGGCGCTGTGGGCCTTCATAACTAGCCGTAGTGCTAAAAAGTGCATCAACGTTTACCTCATCAATCTCCTAACATCAGACTTTCTCCTCATGTTAGCATTGCCTGTCAAGATTGCCAATGATCTGGGCAATACCTCCAAAAGTTTGACCATCTTTCACTGCCAAGTGAGTGGGCCGCTCATCTACATCAACCTGTACGCGTCCATCATCTTTCTAGCGTTTGTTAGCATTCAGCGCTACCTCCAGATTACCCGCAGCTCCAAACTGCTGCGGCTACAGGACGTGGGATTTGCGGTGCTGATGTCCTCTGTGGTCTGGTTCCTCGTACTCTTTATCAACGTACCCAACATGGCCATCCCCATCAAAAAGGACATTGAAGATAAAGTTGGCTTGACGTGCGCTGACTTAAAAGAGGATTTGGGCAAGCACTGGCATGCGTTGTCTGTGTTTCTGGGCATGGCTATCTTCTTCAACGCGTCGGTAGCCGTGGTTTTGTCCAACGGTCTGGTTTTGAGGAAGTTTTGGAGTCAGCATGAATCTGAGCCTGAGGAAAAGGCTATCGCCCGACACGCCGTTGTAAACATTGCATTGGTGACTTTGGCCTACGTGGTGAGCTTCGTGCCGTATCATGTTGTGCGCATGCCGTACACCTTCACGCAGATAGAGGTCATCACTAAATGCACCTTAAAGAAGAGTCTCTTCTTGGCTAAAGAGTCTACTCTGCTTCTGGCCATCCTGCATCTGTGCTTTGACCCTGTGCTGTACTTTGTATTTTGTCGCGCATTCAGGTATCAGATCACGAAGGTCTTCACGAAGAGAGACAGCGTTCCTACTGCTGATCCGGAGTGA